The genomic stretch GGCGAACTACGATGCGTCCATCTACGGGGCATCGCTGCAGCGGCCGAGGTTCGTTGCTGGTATGATGATAAATCCTCTTATTTTCTTGGTTCTAACTCAATTTTGCTATTTAGTTCTTTTCAATTCCGACCAAAATTGAGTATACCTAAAAAAATTGGGCTTAGTTTAGGCAAGTTATGGCATGATGCATAAATTCTGAAGAACTTAGGATTGTTAAAGTTGCACATTTAGCAccatttttcctttttctttttggattCTGTATCATTCGTTTGTCTTACAGGAGTGCTCCAGTGAATAGTAATTACAGAATACTAAGTTTATTTTCTACTTAAACTATGGCTTCGAGAAGATTTTGTTGTGAAATATTTTTCTGGCAATCAAAATGTAAAAATAACAGAGAAAAATCTTGCTGAGATTACCACTATGAGCCTAACAGATTCCTGTGGAAAACAGTATTTGAGGATACACACTTCTTTCCTGGCATTCAATAGAAGTCAAGATTATCTAGCTTTCCATCCCAGCCTAACCCTGCTTGTGAGGTGTGGTGTATTCCAATTAGAACTTATTTGCTTCTTCTAATTGATTATATAGTTAATCTTGGTGCCATTGTGTCAGATTTTGATTTGAAACTTTTTGCTTTTTGGGTGCAATTGTCACGACGTACAAAGGCACTATTTAAACTTCTATTACTATGTCATCCATAGATATTAATGTAATTGCATCATCTCCATTAACGTTGAGCATTTTGTTAATTGCCTTTCGGGCATACCTACTCTTCATGTAATACTGCTCTACTTCTCCCATGTTATTGTATATATTGTTGTCAAATTTCTGCTGTATTCTGTTTGATCAGAAAGCATTAATGATGTGGTGGTAGAGGAGACGTGAAGAGTTAAATATTTTCAGTAGAGATGAATCTTTTCCAAATGCTTGGAGTCTTTGGACTCCCTATATATCTTTCCTATGTGATGAAGGTTGGCTTCACCTTCTTGCATGAAATGCCCTTAATGCACATTACgtatttctttattctttttaaaaatgtgattatgatatatatttttttcttggaaTACCATATCCCCAAGTTACTTTATAACTATTTGATATAAAATGGGAATTTCTTCACTTTTTCAATTCTAGGTGATTGGATTTGAACTAGTGGACAAATTTGGTTGTCTGTTGAAAATTGTGTTTGTAAATTACCTATGTGGAACATTTATCAAAGAGGCTGTTAACAAGTAGTATATGAGGGTACAAGCTATTCTTTAAGTGCATCTTTTGCCTTTATTTTCTTCATAACAGTTCACACCTTTTCTGAGGCTAATTTCTTGTCATTTTTTTGTGAAGTTAAAGGTCACTTATGGTCGACATTTGGTTCTCATTTTACAAATATTGCAGGTAAAAAAGGAAACAAGTTGCAACTGAGCAGTGAAACACGCATTTTCTTATACCAGATGGTTGGCACATGGGGTCAGCTTCTTTTTCCAAAACCTTGGAAGGAATTCCGTCTGTGGTATGATGAACATAAAGCCAAAGAAATCAAACCAATCCTGCAAGGCATGGTAATTTTACTTGTTCCAGGCAGCAAAAATAGTTTTGTGTAAGTTCTTTTAATAGAAGGATTTTTTTCCCCCTGAATATAAGGAGCCTTATTGGCACATTAAGATTTTGTTTTTAACTTTGTCCAAGAATGTACATTCTACTCCTGTCCTATTAATTTGTATTTTGGCATATGGGTCTTATGAGAATCTtgcctcttttccttttttgtttttttttactaTGCTTGCAGGTGACTACAGGATGGTACAAAAGGTTTGGTGAGAGAATATGGACTCCTTGGTTCATCAAATTCATTCATGCACGTGGGTACTACAATCTTTACACAAACTTTAAGCAAGAAAGAGCCCTTAGCATCTCTCACAGGGATGCAGGTGTAAACTATGGGAAGACGGTTGGTCCTGATTCGAGTTTGTTGGTGGATGAATCTCTTGATTTCAGTCTAACAGAACTGCCACCGTTAAGGAACTTAAAATGGTACGATTTCTGTTTCACAGAGACACATCCAGGAAGAATTGTTAGTAACTTTGATCAACTCAGATCTATACTTCACTCTTTGAAGCAGAAAACAATATTTGTAATAAGTTTGTACCAGACAACAGAAAGGATTGCTAGAAACTTGATCTGCAACCTTGAAAAGGTTGGTTTGGTAAACTTCATTCTCCTTGGTGGCTCTCCAGAGTTATTGATTGACCTTGCCAGGAGAGGATATCCTGTAGTTGATACAAGTCAGTTGGTTTCTAGCATTAGACAAGTCAAGTCAATAGATCTTGAACATGAAACAGACATCGTAAAAGAGATCTGGATCAAAGCCACTACAGTTCAAAAGTGCCTGGAATTTGGTTATGACTTGTGGTTGATCGATGGCAATATGATTCCAGGTAGTGGTTTATTACCTGAGCTGCCAAATCCCTCATATGACTTTGCTATTGCAAAAAATGCAGAGCTGTTGTTCGTGAAGAGCTCTCCATCTTCTTTGAAAACATGGAATGATGATTATATCCACAAGGTGGCAGCAGAGTGCAAGTCCCTGACTGGAACCAATTCTCCGGAAATGGAACACAGGAATTTTGCATATCTTGCTATGAGAGGTTTAGATGAGAATGCTGGTGCGAGGCTATGGAGACTTGATGACTCAGATATTGGTGTGAAATTAGGATATGATACCATGAACCATACGGAAAGCAAACTGAATATGGTCTTTTGGGATCAGGAGATGGCATTAACTTCAGTACAGAGGGAACTGGACAGATCAGGTATGTGGTTGATCGATGTGGATTCTTCATGTGTTTCTGTTGTTTGCCATAAGAGATAGAAGCCAGTTTCAATTATATTTTGTTTGTTATCTTATTCTTTGCATGCAAAGGAATATGGACTGTCATTTGCAATCTCATCTTCGGCCTGGTGTATCAGGATATTTGGTACACCCGACCTAGTCTATGAATGCTTGTTAGAGAAATCAGATCAGGGTACTACATAGTGGCCAAGAACATGCACACATGGTTACTCTTGATATGAGGATCATAGCATGCGACTGCTTATAAGACCAGGCCTTAGGGGTGGAGTTCAGCTTCACCATATTTATCTTTATAGGTCTCCAGTGCATCCTCAGGGAGACCAACAATATGAACCAAGCTATCGACAACAGAGTTCATACAAGGGTTATTGCCTCCCAAATTGTGTAGTTGAACAGGGGCAATCTTTTTCTCTCACAAGAAACACTGCCCAATTCTTGGTGGGTAGGAGGAGCACCAGCATTTGTGCACACCCACCACTTCAGTCATAATTGTTGAATTTTAGCAGCATGTAGTACTAAACAATGGCTCGTATCAATTTCATGTATGGATTGTCTCCTTGATGTTTTCTCTCTTGTTTGGCAAAAGTGCCTTTTTTAGAGAGAAAAATGTTCAATGAAGTCATAACTCTGCTAGTGAACATTTACCAGTTGTCCACCTACCCCTCAACTATTTGAATGATTGAATGACAACAAAGTGGTCTGAAGTGCTTTAGTATATTTGATGGGGTTATGGATGTATGCCTCAGCTCTTTGTTGGGATAATTTCTTGCAATTCTCTCCCCGCAAGTCATCCATTCCTTCCAATTCCTAATTGGATGGCCGGCAGAAATGGATGATCTGACATCATTGAATACTTTTGATGTGCCGACGTAGCCAAATCCTCTCTCTTAGCTTTCCCATTGCAACTTTAATGTCTGCTTTCTTGCACCTCCAATTAGGCTATATCGCAAGAATCGTGTCCAACTCTGTTTCATCCCTCATGGATTCTTCTTCACAGATCCCTCGTTTAGTGGTAGCAGAACTCTGAACTCTGAGGTGGTTGAGAACGCCGACATGAACACGAGTAGTTTACCAAGAAGATTCATGAGCTGAGCACCAACACAAGGTGAGAAGGTGCACCCCCTGTTCGTGGTGGACCAGCCAAGTCTTCAGACTTCCGTAAGCAAAGCTTGGACGGAGGAGAGACTGATAACAGAGTGGGAAAGGAGACCACATTCCGTAGTCAAAGAAAGAGGCTGAGAAAATAATGGTGCGTCGGTGAGGGTAGAAGGCGACAAGACTGGGAGTTGCAGTGGGGAAGAAGACGTGCCCGCGTGATCATGGTCATTGGTCATAAGTCCATTCCTCCATGTTTTCCCTCTCCTATTTCCCTGAAAGAAAGGTCTAAATGTCATCGCTTTAGCAGACATTTCAGACTCTCGTCTTCCGTGCCTGTGAAGTAAATACGACTTCACAGGTTCTTCTGGTTTCGTAATGGGGTTTTGAGGCCACAAGGCTGTGATTAGAATGGTTGGTGGCCATCTGCTTTGCTATGGTTCCGGCACTTGATGCCATTAGCTTTGATAGGAACAGAACAGAGATCAGGAGACGCAAAGTTATTTGCAGGATGTAATTTTTCATGGTGGTTTCACTCGAGAACAGTAGATCTAAACCTACCAAACAATTCCCAAAGCCAAAGTCGATCACAAAAAAGTGATATGTCCTCTTCATCGATCAATTCATCCAGAAACCATTTCTTGAGGCAGCACTGAACAGCCAGTAACGAGGAACAGCATGATCTTAGCACTGTCTCCATTGGTCCTCCTAATATAACCATCAATCGATGTAATAGTTACACATGCAAGAATCAGTCGATGCCATTTGCAACAGAAAAAATGCTCATTTTGCATGTTAAGTAAGATATGTTACTTTATGTCATACAGAGACCGAGAAAAAGAGATCAAGAAACAGAAACGAGCGATGATCTGTCGAATTCTATACATTTTTTTCAGCAGTTTATCTCAAATGAACCAAAATGTACAATCAGTTTCTTATGGCCCTCTCCAGCTTCTGTAAATCCATTTTGTCAACTCATCATCGCATGGTGATATGTTATTAATTCGACTTAATTATCTATCAGGAAAATTTTTGGGTTTAGTGTTTGCGACTGAGCTCAGCTCGAACATAATCGACGGAACTAGTGCCGCCCATTTGCCCAATTCCTCAGGTGGTTTCTGGATTTCAGAATAGGATGCCTGTTGTGTGCCTGCTTTGGAATGTCATGTAACTCCATTACTTGTATCGTTCGCTGCTTTTTTGCTGCATCAAATGAAACATAAGGCATCGATGAAATCTAACTTCTTAAATTGCACTATGATAAATATTCGAAGCAATAGATTGAAGTTAAACAAACCATTTTCGGCTTGCTGGTATCCTTCATGAAGCTTCCGTTTTGTGGCTTCCAGCTTAGCCTGAACGGGAGCTTCTTCAGAGTACTTTGATTTCTAACAGAAGATGGAAAAGCTTAGACTTCGAGCTCTTTAGAACCTATCATAGATTTTGTGTTTGGCTGAACTTACATCCCGTGGGATCATCGGTGGCTTCCTTTGAAGTGCAGCGTTGTCTCGTGGCTGTTTAAATTTCGCTTCGTTGCATACTTTTTGCTCAATGCCAATTTTAACTGGTCTTCCGGGCCCAGATTCAGAAATCACAGGGTTGCTTTGCTTGGGTAGAACGTTTTGGGACTTTGCTTGCCCGAGACAGATCTCATGTGGCTTTGATTGCCTCATTTGTGGTTCTTGTCTTCTTAGCTTCTCATCTGGGGTAGCTGATCGATGTGGTTCTTGCCGCCTCGAGTGTCCCACCCCTTCTGCAAAAATAGACTGCTCCGGATCTTGTTTCATCTCCACTTTTTCTTCTCGAGTAAAAGGTTGTTGCATCGGCTGCTGTTTCCTTAATGATTCATGATTCTCTGTAGGTCGTCTTCCATGTTCCCACCTCTTGTGAAACTCCCCATTATTTCGAAAATCTGCAGCAAATTGCCAGCAGAAGGATGATATTATTAAACCGGAGAACTCAACAAGAAGGGAAAACCAGAAGGTAAACGGGCAAGACAAAGTACTCACTTCCGTCGTCATCCATTCCATCAAAGAACTTGACATCCCAAGAGTGAAGACATACAACAGGAACAGTTAGTGCATGCAAAGGTGGAGATTGGACTAATCGCAATAAGTAAAGGGACAACACTCAAGACATTTTCTATTATACCTCGGAGAGCTGGATGGAAGTTGTCTGAGTGGCGAATAGAGCTCCTTCATCTAACGGGGGAGAAGGAAGGCCATCCTCATCATCCACGACAGAAGGATTTACAGAGTCCGGGGAGTTATCTGTCAATCATAGGTTCATAGTTGCCCGCACGAGATCATATAATATAGGGCGACGCTAGAAATGAAACAAATATATAGTATACCGGCAATGGCAGCAGTAGCCCTGACCCATTCATCAACCAAAACCTTCCAACCACTGCAATGCAAACACATACCAGAGCAATTAGAAATGTCTCCAAAGGATCGGTATGCACCTTGAACTAAAAAAAAGGtgtattttttttgtttccttttttctGATTCCACATATGGATGGAAGTGTAAAATTTGACACTGAACAGGCGAAAGAATTTCCAGCATCTAATGCAAGAGAATCGAAGAAGCGATTTCTGATTCAGGTACGACGGAGATGTTTCCATACAATGTTAAATCTAAAATACATAGTGTTGCAGGCAAATTTAGTAGAAACTAAAATTGGATTGTAGGTAGTGAAAGAAGACTAAAAACTGCCCCCCCTCAAAGAGAGTACAATCATACACTTGACCTAAGCCAAAACATAATAGAAAAAGCATCAAGAAAGCAGGGATCACAAACTTTTTACAGGGGAAAAAAAATGATAACATAAATTTGTACCCATTCACGAGATTAAAATCAGTATGCAAACTTGATCAAATGTATCATTTGCTTTGCCATCATCCGAAATTACAATACAGCAAAGAAACTCACTCGATGAGAGCACGAACTAGGTGGCGAATTTGCTTTGAGTTGTGTTTACGGAGGCCATTGACAGCCCTTCCAATCTCGGTCGCCTAAGGaccaaaggaaaacaaaaaaaatcaatgagGTATTAGAATAATATGGACCTAAATTTATGTATCCTTATCCTAAGCCCGGCACGGAACAAACCGAATAAAGAGGAATGTCAAATCAACACCTTCAAGACATCAACAGAAAGCTCCATCAATTGCAGCCTCCTCAGTGACTCGAACAAGAAATTATCAGACTGCAAAGAAGCACCAACAAGTTTAAGCACAGGCAGCTAATCGCCTAAATGATGCAAGAAATAGCACAACAATCTTACTCGAATTGAACCCAATAGATGCATACAAAATGAGTTCTTGGATTCGTAATGCATTAGTAATCGAAGGCAAAGCAATATGCAAGAAAAGAAGGCATGAACAAACCTCCTCATGATGGTTGGCAAGGATCTCCTTGATCCTCATGACCTCGCCAACGATTTGACCCTCCTCTTCGATCTCCTCCGTGAGCGCCTCTGCCTCGTCGTACGAGTAGTTGCTCACCACCCGATTCGAGAACTCGGGCCCGTCGTTGCTGCTGTCCACCTTGCTGTCCTTCTCTCCGACCCTCCGCACGCTGCCGTGCCCTTCCTCACCCTCGGCCCCTCGCAGCTCGACCCGGTCACAGCCGAAGCACCGCGGCAGCAGCGCGGTGAAGATCTTCTCCACGATCTGATCCCTCCTGCTCCGGAACTGCTGGGGGTAATCCGACGCCGCCACGAGGATCGCTTGCTCGATGACCTCGAAGATATCAGAATTGGCGCTCCGGAAGAACCTCCTCCAGTAATCAACCGAGCTGGACGAGCTCGCCATGGCGGCGACGGCCCGAGCTCCGGCGGCCAGAACACCGGCGGAGAGCGATCCGATGTCTACGAGGCTAAATCCGTCTCAATCAGGCAGTTCCCGGTCAGGAATCGACTCCAAGATCGAATCTTGATCGCCAATTCCGAGTCCGGTGACGggaaaaatcaaatgggtacaggTCTTTTTGCCGATCGACAGCAGTTACGGCGGATTGTTCTTTCGCTACCAAAACCAAGGGGAAAAAAATATCAGATTTTTCCTCGAGGAAACAGCgaaagatttaatttttttttgtccgCCGATTTCACACTCAGTTGCAATCAATCCGACCCCCAAATCTCGCAATAAATGAGGGTAGATAACAAGATCGATCGGCCTCAGTCCCAAAGAGACAAGAACCCACCGCTCGGCTGCTGTTCCTGGTCGTAGGACGATATCTCTTCAAACCCACATACTCATCCAGATCATCTCTCCTTTTCCCCTTGCGGCGACACCAAAACCGCCAAACAGGGTAAAGCAAATGGCTTGAGCCCAAAGCTAGTGTCCACggaccccctctctctctctctctctccacggaATCGAACTTCCCAGTATTCACTCGTAAAAATCCGGCCTTTTTGCCGTTCTGTTGTGGAAGAAAAGGGAATTTTCTGATTTCAACCCTGAACATTCACAAATTGTGCATGCATCATACGTGTCGGTAcatcgcccctttccaggggtagAAATGTAAACGTAAGTAACATCTGAAACTGAACGTTCGTAGAAATTTGACTTTGGTCAGGGACCAAAATGAAATTACTCACTGGCGGCAGACGTCTCCCTCCTTCGACTCAGCAGAAATGGGCGGTGATGATGCGGTATGTGTCCCTCAATATCCGTGCACCAGACGATCTCGCTGGCTGATGATGATCGGACGGACAGTGGTGGAGTCGGCAGGGAGCCATCGACGCGGACCGCTTTCCTCGTCGCGGTTGCTCTAGTCGCCGCGTAAATCGGTAAAAGTCGGTGTCTTTTTGGATATGGTCACCCTTATGTGAGGTTACcgtaagataaatattatttttataatgaaattataaaagaatttctttttagatttttttaagagAGAAGCCTCACTCATTTCCTAAAATTTTCTAATAGTATCTTTTTACCtaatacatgaaattttttttatctatcaacCAATCCAAAATATAAACTAACatcctaattttttaaatatttttataaaatatattttttataaataataattttgtcAGACTCATCATTTCTGACACAGTAGAGATAGATGTGCATGGTTCAGACCAAGATGGGGTCCAATAAGATTaaggataaaattatctttttatatgaTAAGATATTATTTACGAAAATTTTTGAAAGTTAGAATGTTATGCGAAGATTTTtcgaaaatataaatttttttcaaaaatttgtttcaaaaaatAATGAAACATGAGTAAGGATAAGAAATGAAAATAAAtcttaaaacaaaatatttcTTTCATCAATAATTGATTAAGAGTTTTTTTTATGCATTAGAatgatgataaataataaaaaaaagaaggataaccttaaaataaaagtcttgaatcttaatttttttattcattatatattTTCTCTCAAAATTTGTTGATACGATTTTACTAAGCATTGCATTCCATCAATGTTTCAACAAAAAGACCGGAATATAAAGCTTGTATTTGTCCCTCTAtattttgtctcatatttaattgATAATTTTGCGATGTCCTTCTCTTGAATTATACTACAACGTTTTGATCTATGCTTCAAACCTAATCTAATCTAATTTGGAcatgcaaaaaaataatattgGATTCTTTCCTAACAATTTAAACTTCTAAGATTACCGATTATCCAatcaaaatattatcatattatgCTACATGAATGAAGGCATCAAAGGACAGTGAGGTTTCTCGAAAGACGTGGTGGGGAGAAGAATCAAATCAGAAAAGAGAAGAGGAATATGCGAAGGATTACTTTGTATCATGTCACAAAGTGCTTCTGCTTTGTGTTCCTTTCTATCTATCATGTAGATGCAATGTTCTTCCAAGATAAGGATGTCAAAAAAAGGAGGAATTCATGTTGCATCAAAATGGAGTAAATTTATTGGAGAGCTCCAATGAGATGATGAGTACAAGGAACAATGGGCATATTTCTTTGATATACGAATAATTTAGATTCCGAGTCGTGAAGATAAACTCTAAGACAAATTAAAAGTGTTGGAGCGTACGAGAATTATACATTTATTTCGGAAATGAAATTGATGGAGATGTTCCATATGTATAAGAAATCACAATGAACTTCTAATAAAATTTCTTGCCAAGATATTCTCGAGCATCTTTCTTGGTTTTTAGTTTTATGCTTTAAatatcaatataaaaatattttttaatatctagtttattgaaaaaaaaattgtgtATTTTTCAAGTAATGGTCGatgcccatatatatatatatatatatatatatatatatatatatatatatatatatatatatatatataattcatatgCTATGTCTGATTTAATATCTTGGAGAAATAATTTGTAAGAAAGTTTGCTCTAGATTTTTTCGAATTCACCTTGCCCGAGGTGTTTGGACTCAAAGAACTAACGACATGTTACAAGAAGATATCGCTAATATTGTTTAGATCTATCGATGTAGAGTTGTTTGAAGTATATCTGTTCATGTCAAATTTTTCAGGTTAGGCTTTGTTCGATAGAGAAATTGTCGTCAAGTAACACTAGCATGAGTCTCTTGGGTTGCTTCTTAGCTCTTTGATACAGACTCTTGTCTGAAACTTTATCACTATTTGGTAAATTAACAACATCGCCCTCACTATTTGGTAAATTCACGGTGATGAATATCAAGAGGATATTCATCACCGTGAATTTAGTCAATATTGTTTTGAAGTATGACTTGTATCCGAATATGACTTAGATGTTCACAATCTCGAAGGGGAGATAGAGTCGCCAATAAACCTCATTAGCGAAGAAGTTAATGAGGTAAGGTTATTAGTTGATAGCCCAAGTTTCTGAAAAATATTAAAGTAAAAAATATTGACATAGCTACCTGTGTTGATCATGATCCTTTTCACTCGGGTATTATTCATCCTCACAGAGACCACCAAGATATTATCATGATTTGGGTCAAGGCACTCTACCTTTTCCTTCTTGAAAGTTATATTTGGGTTTCCCATTGTCCTCAAGCACTTTTATATTTGGATTGAaattgacactaagagaggggggggggggggtgaattagtgcttaaggAAAACTTCGTTGATTCATCAAAAtctcgttcgatgaaaaccaatatTGAGTGTGCTCGACTTAAAGTAGGTGCAAGGTAGAGTGAGCAACAAAATAAGTaagcaataaagataaacaatgaagaagagaaaaggggcacatcggatttatagtggttcggtcgtcatgacctatgtccactctcaattcctcttccgtcgaggccaccggtttcTACTGtcgatcttttttcaatgggtgaagattaattaccctcttacaacccttttctccttttcacgagttacgAGATAATATTTACAAGTCTCCCACCCCTTCCTTAAATTGAAATTAAACTTAGAGAAGATGAGGGGAATTCTCActagattacaatagtattttctcaTGTTTTTATTTTCAGTTCTTATGTAAACTAAGTagggatgagtgaggtatttataggccccaaatggatttaaatttagagccaaaacAGCCTCATCCTGGGTTTTCAAGATACTGGCGGTATCACCGTCAGTACCGAGCGCTACTATCACTTGTCGGACCgacaactagcggtaccaccgcctgtcagtctgacactgggcggtaccactacctagtct from Musa acuminata AAA Group cultivar baxijiao chromosome BXJ1-3, Cavendish_Baxijiao_AAA, whole genome shotgun sequence encodes the following:
- the LOC103978875 gene encoding uncharacterized protein LOC103978875 isoform X4, yielding MQPKRRPLLPLLFFLSFAALLLLFSFHSTTSSSSRSSLLLSENHNPNPRFTFIIKLLTFDRIDSLRRCLRSLAATDYAGDRVHLHVLVDHFRPANGSSAPSVDRKLEESRRILDLIDRFRWVHGEKIVHYRTANAGLQAQWLEAWWPSSDDEFAFVVEDDLELSPLYYKFLKRLILKYYYDPANYDASIYGASLQRPRFVAGKKGNKLQLSSETRIFLYQMVGTWGQLLFPKPWKEFRLWYDEHKAKEIKPILQGMVTTGWYKRFGERIWTPWFIKFIHARGYYNLYTNFKQERALSISHRDAGVNYGKTVGPDSSLLVDESLDFSLTELPPLRNLKWYDFCFTETHPGRIVSNFDQLRSILHSLKQKTIFVISLYQTTERIARNLICNLEKVGLVNFILLGGSPELLIDLARRGYPVVDTSQLVSSIRQVKSIDLEHETDIVKEIWIKATTVQKCLEFGYDLWLIDGNMIPGSGLLPELPNPSYDFAIAKNAELLFVKSSPSSLKTWNDDYIHKVAAECKSLTGTNSPEMEHRNFAYLAMRGLDENAGARLWRLDDSDIGVKLGYDTMNHTESKLNMVFWDQEMALTSVQRELDRSGYLVHPT
- the LOC103978875 gene encoding uncharacterized protein LOC103978875 isoform X2, coding for MQPKRRPLLPLLFFLSFAALLLLFSFHSTTSSSSRSSLLLSENHNPNPRFTFIIKLLTFDRIDSLRRCLRSLAATDYAGDRVHLHVLVDHFRPANGSSAPSVDRKLEESRRILDLIDRFRWVHGEKIVHYRTANAGLQAQWLEAWWPSSDDEFAFVVEDDLELSPLYYKFLKRLILKYYYDPANYDASIYGASLQRPRFVAGKKGNKLQLSSETRIFLYQMVGTWGQLLFPKPWKEFRLWYDEHKAKEIKPILQGMVTTGWYKRFGERIWTPWFIKFIHARGYYNLYTNFKQERALSISHRDAGVNYGKTVGPDSSLLVDESLDFSLTELPPLRNLKWYDFCFTETHPGRIVSNFDQLRSILHSLKQKTIFVISLYQTTERIARNLICNLEKVGLVNFILLGGSPELLIDLARRGYPVVDTSQLVSSIRQVKSIDLEHETDIVKEIWIKATTVQKCLEFGYDLWLIDGNMIPGSGLLPELPNPSYDFAIAKNAELLFVKSSPSSLKTWNDDYIHKVAAECKSLTGTNSPEMEHRNFAYLAMRGLDENAGARLWRLDDSDIGVKLGYDTMNHTESKLNMVFWDQEMALTSVQRELDRSGIWTVICNLIFGLVYQDIWYTRPSL
- the LOC103978875 gene encoding uncharacterized protein LOC103978875 isoform X3 — encoded protein: MQPKRRPLLPLLFFLSFAALLLLFSFHSTTSSSSRSSLLLSENHNPNPRFTFIIKLLTFDRIDSLRRCLRSLAATDYAGDRVHLHVLVDHFRPANGSSAPSVDRKLEESRRILDLIDRFRWVHGEKIVHYRTANAGLQAQWLEAWWPSSDDEFAFVVEDDLELSPLYYKFLKRLILKYYYDPANYDASIYGASLQRPRFVAGKKGNKLQLSSETRIFLYQMVGTWGQLLFPKPWKEFRLWYDEHKAKEIKPILQGMVTTGWYKRFGERIWTPWFIKFIHARGYYNLYTNFKQERALSISHRDAGVNYGKTVGPDSSLLVDESLDFSLTELPPLRNLKWYDFCFTETHPGRIVSNFDQLRSILHSLKQKTIFVISLYQTTERIARNLICNLEKVGLVNFILLGGSPELLIDLARRGYPVVDTSQLVSSIRQVKSIDLEHETDIVKEIWIKATTVQKCLEFGYDLWLIDGNMIPGSGLLPELPNPSYDFAIAKNAELLFVKSSPSSLKTWNDDYIHKVAAECKSLTGTNSPEMEHRNFAYLAMRGLDENAGARLWRLDDSDIGVKLGYDTMNHTESKLNMVFWDQEMALTSVQRELDRSGMWLIDVDSSCVSVVCHKR
- the LOC103978875 gene encoding uncharacterized protein LOC103978875 isoform X1 gives rise to the protein MQPKRRPLLPLLFFLSFAALLLLFSFHSTTSSSSRSSLLLSENHNPNPRFTFIIKLLTFDRIDSLRRCLRSLAATDYAGDRVHLHVLVDHFRPANGSSAPSVDRKLEESRRILDLIDRFRWVHGEKIVHYRTANAGLQAQWLEAWWPSSDDEFAFVVEDDLELSPLYYKFLKRLILKYYYDPANYDASIYGASLQRPRFVAGKKGNKLQLSSETRIFLYQMVGTWGQLLFPKPWKEFRLWYDEHKAKEIKPILQGMVTTGWYKRFGERIWTPWFIKFIHARGYYNLYTNFKQERALSISHRDAGVNYGKTVGPDSSLLVDESLDFSLTELPPLRNLKWYDFCFTETHPGRIVSNFDQLRSILHSLKQKTIFVISLYQTTERIARNLICNLEKVGLVNFILLGGSPELLIDLARRGYPVVDTSQLVSSIRQVKSIDLEHETDIVKEIWIKATTVQKCLEFGYDLWLIDGNMIPGSGLLPELPNPSYDFAIAKNAELLFVKSSPSSLKTWNDDYIHKVAAECKSLTGTNSPEMEHRNFAYLAMRGLDENAGARLWRLDDSDIGVKLGYDTMNHTESKLNMVFWDQEMALTSVQRELDRSDPSFSGSRTLNSEVVENADMNTSSLPRRFMS
- the LOC135631450 gene encoding probable mediator of RNA polymerase II transcription subunit 26b; translation: MASSSSSVDYWRRFFRSANSDIFEVIEQAILVAASDYPQQFRSRRDQIVEKIFTALLPRCFGCDRVELRGAEGEEGHGSVRRVGEKDSKVDSSNDGPEFSNRVVSNYSYDEAEALTEEIEEEGQIVGEVMRIKEILANHHEESDNFLFESLRRLQLMELSVDVLKATEIGRAVNGLRKHNSKQIRHLVRALIDGWKVLVDEWVRATAAIADNSPDSVNPSVVDDEDGLPSPPLDEGALFATQTTSIQLSEFFDGMDDDGNFRNNGEFHKRWEHGRRPTENHESLRKQQPMQQPFTREEKVEMKQDPEQSIFAEGVGHSRRQEPHRSATPDEKLRRQEPQMRQSKPHEICLGQAKSQNVLPKQSNPVISESGPGRPVKIGIEQKVCNEAKFKQPRDNAALQRKPPMIPRDKSKYSEEAPVQAKLEATKRKLHEGYQQAENAKKQRTIQVMELHDIPKQAHNRHPILKSRNHLRNWANGRH